Proteins encoded within one genomic window of Rossellomorea vietnamensis:
- the recN gene encoding DNA repair protein RecN — MLQELSIKNFAIIDSLSLSFEEGLTVLSGETGAGKSIIIDAIHLLVGGRGSSEYVRHGEKKAEIEGLFILDNETHPCIQKAADFGIEIEEGMIVLRRDISSTGKSVCRINGKLVTIAIMREVGASLIDIHGQHEHQELMNESLHLSLLDQFGGKDIASGLSSYGQVYKEYLSIYKQLNRLNDNEQEMAHRLDLIQFQLKEIQDANLQLNEDEELQEEKRKLMNFEKLFEALQTSYDSIQGERKGMDWAGLAMSHLETAAEVDSQYAKTLESVSNAYYILEDAAHQVRGGLDMLEFEPNRLDLIEARLNEINGLKRKYGSSVEEILAYSSKIEEEIETIMNKDSHVEQLQSKLQSLEKDLSLEAKNLSDTRKMWAKKLTASIHEQLKQLYMDKTKFEVRFVKSGENESFSFHAFKKDGWDTVEFYISTNPGEPLKPLSKVASGGELSRIMLALKTIFSKHQGITSIIFDEVDTGVSGRVAQAIAEKIYQVAVHSQVMCISHLPQVAAMADCHLFISKKMSGGRTSTMVKRLQEKDKIREISRMISGVEITDLTLEHAKELLQLAGSIKET; from the coding sequence TTGCTACAAGAACTATCAATCAAAAATTTCGCCATTATCGATTCCCTTTCCCTTTCGTTTGAAGAAGGATTGACTGTATTATCAGGTGAAACGGGTGCGGGTAAGTCGATCATCATCGATGCCATTCATTTACTGGTTGGCGGCAGAGGCTCCTCTGAGTATGTACGGCATGGGGAGAAGAAGGCCGAAATTGAAGGGTTATTTATTCTTGATAATGAAACACATCCCTGCATTCAGAAAGCGGCAGACTTCGGGATCGAGATCGAGGAAGGCATGATTGTCCTCAGAAGGGATATCTCGAGCACGGGGAAAAGTGTTTGCAGAATTAATGGGAAGCTGGTGACGATCGCCATCATGAGGGAAGTCGGGGCATCCCTTATTGACATCCACGGGCAGCACGAACATCAGGAACTCATGAATGAAAGCCTTCATCTTTCCTTATTGGACCAATTCGGAGGGAAGGATATTGCATCCGGATTATCCAGTTATGGACAAGTATACAAAGAGTATCTATCCATATATAAGCAGCTGAACAGATTGAATGATAATGAACAGGAGATGGCTCATCGCCTGGATCTGATTCAATTTCAGCTGAAAGAGATTCAAGATGCGAATCTTCAGCTTAATGAAGATGAAGAGCTGCAGGAAGAGAAGCGGAAACTGATGAACTTTGAAAAGCTATTCGAAGCGCTTCAAACCTCGTATGACAGTATACAAGGGGAAAGAAAGGGGATGGACTGGGCAGGACTCGCCATGAGCCATCTTGAAACCGCTGCAGAAGTCGATTCTCAGTATGCAAAGACGCTTGAATCCGTATCGAATGCGTATTATATCCTTGAAGATGCCGCCCATCAAGTCAGGGGTGGATTGGATATGCTTGAATTCGAGCCGAATCGACTGGACCTGATTGAGGCAAGATTGAATGAAATCAATGGTCTTAAGAGAAAATATGGATCATCGGTAGAAGAGATTCTTGCCTATAGTTCTAAGATCGAAGAAGAAATCGAAACGATCATGAATAAAGATTCACATGTTGAACAATTACAAAGTAAATTACAGTCACTTGAAAAAGATCTATCCCTCGAGGCGAAAAACCTATCCGATACTAGAAAAATGTGGGCGAAGAAATTGACCGCCAGTATCCACGAACAGTTAAAGCAGCTGTATATGGATAAGACGAAATTCGAAGTCCGGTTTGTGAAAAGCGGGGAAAACGAATCCTTTTCGTTTCATGCTTTCAAGAAGGATGGCTGGGATACGGTTGAGTTTTATATTTCCACCAATCCAGGAGAGCCGTTGAAGCCGTTATCAAAGGTGGCTTCAGGCGGGGAACTGTCACGGATCATGCTTGCCCTTAAAACCATTTTTTCAAAGCATCAAGGGATTACATCGATTATTTTTGATGAGGTTGATACAGGGGTGAGCGGCAGGGTAGCCCAGGCCATTGCTGAAAAAATCTATCAGGTTGCCGTCCATTCACAAGTGATGTGCATTTCTCACTTGCCTCAGGTGGCAGCCATGGCCGATTGTCACTTGTTCATTTCGAAAAAAATGTCAGGAGGCAGGACGAGCACCATGGTGAAGCGTCTTCAGGAAAAAGATAAGATCAGGGAAATTTCACGTATGATTTCAGGAGTGGAAATAACCGATCTGACGCTTGAGCATGCAAAGGAATTACTGCAACTGGCCGGTTCCATTAAAGAGACATGA
- the folD gene encoding bifunctional methylenetetrahydrofolate dehydrogenase/methenyltetrahydrofolate cyclohydrolase FolD, which produces MSASIIDGKLIADHYRQQLKTQIQQLKEQGVVPGLAVILVGDNHASHSYVKMKRKACSNLGIHSELYLYESTLTQEELLGKIRELNEQDHIHGILVQLPLPEHINPITVIETISPSKDVDGFHPVSIGKMVTNQDTFYSCTPLGVMKMLEYENIPVEGKHVVILGRSNIVGKPAGHLFLNRNATVTYCHSKTDNMSSFTQQADIIVSAVGKANLIGARDIKPGAVIIDVGMNRNEDGKLCGDVNFEEVKEKAGKITPVPGGVGPMTITMLLYNTVKSAEWAHRNRQNG; this is translated from the coding sequence ATGTCAGCTTCTATAATTGATGGTAAGCTCATTGCAGATCACTATCGGCAGCAATTAAAGACTCAGATCCAACAGCTGAAGGAGCAGGGAGTCGTACCTGGCCTGGCTGTCATCCTGGTGGGTGATAATCATGCCTCTCATTCTTATGTGAAAATGAAGAGGAAGGCATGCAGCAATCTTGGGATCCATTCAGAGCTTTATTTATATGAATCCACTCTTACACAAGAAGAGCTGCTTGGGAAGATCAGAGAATTGAATGAACAGGATCATATCCATGGAATTCTCGTTCAACTTCCACTGCCGGAACATATCAATCCGATTACTGTGATTGAGACGATTTCTCCATCGAAGGATGTGGACGGCTTTCATCCGGTTTCCATCGGTAAAATGGTGACGAACCAAGATACTTTCTATTCCTGTACGCCGCTTGGGGTCATGAAAATGCTTGAATATGAAAACATCCCGGTAGAAGGAAAACACGTCGTCATATTAGGACGAAGCAACATTGTCGGGAAGCCGGCAGGTCACTTATTCCTGAATCGGAATGCCACCGTGACGTACTGCCATTCCAAAACCGACAATATGTCTTCCTTCACACAACAGGCGGATATCATCGTTTCCGCCGTAGGGAAAGCGAATCTGATCGGGGCTCGAGACATCAAACCCGGGGCTGTCATCATCGATGTAGGCATGAACCGTAACGAAGATGGCAAGCTGTGCGGAGACGTGAACTTTGAGGAAGTAAAGGAAAAAGCAGGGAAAATCACCCCTGTTCCCGGTGGAGTCGGCCCGATGACCATCACCATGCTTCTTTATAACACGGTGAAATCTGCCGAATGGGCTCACAGGAATCGCCAAAATGGTTAA
- the nusB gene encoding transcription antitermination factor NusB encodes MKRRVAREKALQALFQIDMSGIEPEVALRNVLEEEEKMDAYLEQIVLGFIENQERIDGHIRENLEKWSFDRLAKVDRNILRLGVYELLFVEDVPNNVVINEAVEIAKIFGDDQSSKFINGVLSKVSQS; translated from the coding sequence ATGAAGAGAAGAGTTGCCCGTGAAAAGGCTTTACAGGCGTTATTTCAAATAGATATGAGTGGGATTGAGCCGGAGGTTGCGTTAAGGAACGTGCTGGAGGAAGAGGAGAAGATGGATGCGTATCTTGAGCAGATCGTTCTAGGCTTCATCGAGAATCAGGAACGGATTGATGGCCATATTCGTGAAAATCTGGAGAAATGGTCGTTTGACCGTCTGGCAAAAGTCGATCGTAATATTTTGCGTCTAGGCGTGTACGAGCTTCTGTTTGTAGAAGACGTTCCGAATAATGTGGTCATTAATGAAGCGGTTGAAATAGCAAAGATCTTTGGTGATGATCAATCCAGTAAATTTATCAATGGTGTCCTTTCAAAGGTAAGTCAATCTTAA
- the spoIVB gene encoding SpoIVB peptidase → MSLDWLRKCIGGILLVSLCLIGFYKPVQQFINTPNSVRMMEGDQVALPKAASVTTLGSSHNEHVQLEEGKGQLSIQGSSVGKDEVVFELAGLPIKKVDVEVLKDFKVIPGGQSIGVKLNTVGVLVVGHHLVETDGGKMSPGEKAGIQVGDMITEINGTKIEELADVAPFVQKAGEEAKSLDVVIKRDQKTVKTQLLPLKEKGDKNYKLGLYIRDSAAGIGTMTFYDPKSKKYGALGHVISDMDTKKPIVVENGEIVNSEVTSIQKGTDGKPGEKLARFSSDRNVIGNIKRNSPFGIFGELNQSIENELMDKPMPIALSHQVKEGPAQILTVVDGKEVEMYDIEIVSTIPQKYPATKGMVLKVTDPELLKKTGGIVQGMSGSPIIQNGKVIGAVTHVFVNDPTSGYGVHIEWMLSEAGIDIYKKDHNRAS, encoded by the coding sequence TTGAGTTTAGATTGGTTAAGGAAATGTATAGGTGGAATTCTCCTTGTTTCGCTTTGTCTTATTGGTTTTTACAAACCGGTTCAACAATTTATCAATACTCCGAACTCTGTAAGGATGATGGAAGGGGATCAAGTTGCTCTCCCTAAGGCTGCATCCGTCACGACTTTGGGTTCGTCGCATAATGAGCATGTTCAATTGGAAGAAGGGAAAGGCCAGCTCTCCATCCAGGGAAGCTCTGTAGGTAAGGACGAAGTGGTCTTCGAGCTTGCCGGCCTGCCCATCAAAAAGGTCGATGTAGAAGTACTGAAAGATTTTAAAGTGATTCCCGGTGGGCAATCCATCGGAGTAAAATTAAATACAGTCGGGGTGTTAGTAGTTGGACATCATCTGGTGGAAACCGATGGTGGGAAGATGTCACCCGGCGAAAAAGCCGGTATTCAGGTAGGGGACATGATCACTGAAATTAATGGAACGAAGATTGAGGAACTTGCCGATGTTGCTCCATTTGTACAGAAGGCTGGGGAAGAAGCGAAATCTCTTGACGTCGTCATCAAGCGGGATCAAAAGACCGTGAAGACACAATTGCTACCATTGAAGGAAAAAGGGGACAAAAACTATAAATTGGGCCTGTATATCCGTGATTCTGCAGCAGGGATCGGGACGATGACATTTTATGATCCAAAGTCCAAGAAATACGGAGCTCTCGGCCATGTGATTTCAGATATGGATACGAAAAAACCGATTGTCGTTGAAAACGGGGAAATCGTGAATTCGGAAGTCACTTCGATTCAAAAAGGGACGGATGGAAAACCAGGAGAAAAACTGGCCCGCTTTTCATCTGACCGGAATGTCATCGGAAACATTAAGCGGAACAGTCCTTTTGGAATTTTTGGTGAATTGAATCAGTCCATTGAAAACGAATTGATGGATAAGCCGATGCCCATCGCTCTATCTCATCAAGTGAAAGAAGGACCGGCACAAATATTGACCGTTGTGGATGGGAAAGAAGTGGAAATGTACGATATTGAAATCGTCAGTACCATCCCTCAGAAGTATCCCGCAACAAAAGGGATGGTCTTGAAAGTGACGGATCCCGAGTTACTAAAGAAAACAGGTGGAATCGTACAGGGGATGAGCGGAAGTCCCATTATTCAAAATGGGAAGGTCATCGGGGCTGTCACCCATGTGTTTGTCAATGACCCGACCAGCGGATATGGGGTCCACATTGAATGGATGCTGAGTGAAGCAGGAATCGATATTTATAAAAAAGATCATAACCGGGCAAGTTGA
- the xseA gene encoding exodeoxyribonuclease VII large subunit yields the protein MELDQSRYLTVQALTKYIKRKFDRDPHLSNLFVRGEISNFKRHSSGHMYFTLKDEKARILSVMFSSHNQSMKFRPENGMNVLIRGDISVYESGGQYQIYVKEMQPDGIGELYLAYEQLKEKLEKAGFFEPERKRMIPKFPKRIAVVTSPTGAAIRDIITTIKRRYPIGEILVYPALVQGDQAAGSISGAMRKVNEHGDIDVLIIGRGGGSIEELWAFNEEVVAKAIVESKVPVISAVGHETDFTIADFVADLRAPTPTAAGELAVPHIDDLLERIMNRKLRLIKSFKTKLQTERNRLNGLTKSYALRNPRNLYQQKIEAVDRLTDQLQKNISMHVKQDRDRLSVLHSRLERIHPSQIIKVQHERVLSMQTMLEKQFKQVLKEKNHRFTSALSTLHALSPLKIMDRGYSLVYRDEGDLIKSSRQVKEGDRIEINVKDGKIHCEVESVEEREQNGKI from the coding sequence ATGGAACTTGATCAATCGCGTTATTTAACGGTACAAGCTCTGACAAAATACATAAAACGTAAATTCGACAGGGACCCGCATCTGTCCAACCTGTTTGTACGGGGCGAAATTTCCAACTTCAAAAGGCACTCAAGCGGACATATGTACTTTACTTTGAAAGATGAAAAGGCCAGGATATTATCTGTGATGTTCTCAAGTCACAATCAGTCAATGAAATTCAGGCCCGAAAATGGGATGAATGTATTGATTCGCGGAGATATTTCCGTATATGAGTCAGGCGGGCAATATCAGATCTATGTGAAAGAAATGCAGCCCGATGGAATCGGTGAGCTTTATCTAGCGTATGAACAGCTGAAGGAGAAGCTCGAGAAGGCTGGATTCTTTGAGCCTGAGCGCAAACGGATGATCCCTAAGTTTCCGAAGCGGATCGCCGTTGTCACCTCCCCGACGGGTGCTGCGATCCGTGATATCATCACAACGATCAAGCGGAGGTATCCGATCGGAGAAATACTCGTCTATCCTGCTCTGGTCCAGGGCGATCAAGCGGCAGGCTCGATTTCAGGCGCCATGAGGAAGGTGAATGAGCACGGAGATATCGACGTGTTGATCATCGGCCGGGGTGGCGGTTCGATTGAAGAGTTATGGGCTTTCAACGAGGAAGTAGTGGCGAAAGCGATTGTCGAGTCAAAGGTTCCCGTCATTTCTGCCGTGGGGCATGAGACGGATTTTACGATCGCCGATTTTGTGGCAGATCTCAGGGCACCTACGCCGACGGCTGCCGGGGAATTAGCTGTTCCTCATATTGATGATCTATTGGAAAGGATTATGAACCGGAAATTAAGGCTGATTAAATCGTTTAAAACAAAGCTGCAAACCGAAAGAAACCGATTAAATGGGTTAACCAAATCGTATGCTTTGAGAAATCCCAGAAATCTTTATCAGCAGAAGATCGAGGCCGTCGACCGGCTGACCGATCAGCTGCAAAAAAATATAAGTATGCATGTGAAACAAGACCGGGATCGATTATCCGTTCTTCATTCAAGGCTAGAGCGTATTCATCCATCCCAAATCATCAAGGTGCAGCATGAACGGGTATTATCTATGCAGACCATGCTTGAGAAGCAATTCAAACAAGTGTTGAAAGAAAAGAATCATCGTTTCACTTCAGCGCTGTCCACCTTACATGCCCTCAGTCCATTGAAGATCATGGACAGGGGATACAGCCTCGTTTACCGTGACGAGGGAGATCTGATAAAGTCATCTCGGCAGGTAAAGGAAGGCGACCGCATCGAGATTAATGTCAAAGATGGAAAAATACATTGTGAAGTTGAATCCGTTGAGGAGCGTGAGCAAAATGGCAAAATCTAA
- a CDS encoding polyprenyl synthetase family protein — protein MYPPITLKEFQQEHGELITKHMVEAVEGLKIPSVLKEAMIYSLQAGGKRIRPILLLAVIRTFNQDTRLGLNTASALEMIHTYSLIHDDLPSMDDDDLRRGKPTNHKMFGEAAAILAGDGLLTYSFQLIAEDSALTTDQKVKLIALLARCAGPEGMVGGQVADIEGENKRLTVQELENIHVHKTGKLLIFSVLAGGIISGASENELELLERFSYHIGLAFQIQDDILDIEGSEEMIGKPVGSDESKHKSTYPSLLSMKGAKEKLQFHLDEALTALTSMPVESGLLAEIARLIVSRNH, from the coding sequence ATGTATCCTCCCATTACATTGAAAGAGTTTCAACAGGAGCATGGGGAACTGATCACCAAACATATGGTTGAGGCCGTAGAAGGCCTAAAGATCCCTTCTGTATTAAAGGAGGCCATGATTTATTCCCTGCAGGCAGGTGGAAAAAGGATACGTCCCATCCTCCTGTTGGCAGTGATCCGGACGTTCAATCAAGACACGAGGCTGGGACTCAATACAGCGTCCGCCCTTGAAATGATCCATACATATTCTTTGATCCATGACGACCTTCCTTCCATGGATGATGACGATTTAAGGCGAGGCAAGCCGACCAATCATAAAATGTTCGGGGAGGCAGCGGCGATTCTTGCAGGCGATGGTCTCTTGACATATAGCTTTCAGCTCATTGCAGAAGATTCAGCCTTAACCACTGACCAAAAGGTGAAGCTCATCGCACTTCTCGCACGGTGTGCCGGTCCAGAAGGGATGGTCGGCGGACAGGTTGCCGATATCGAAGGGGAGAATAAGCGGTTAACTGTACAGGAGCTTGAAAACATTCACGTTCATAAAACAGGGAAGTTACTCATATTCAGCGTATTGGCCGGCGGAATCATTTCAGGGGCCTCAGAGAATGAACTTGAGCTGCTTGAACGGTTTTCGTACCACATAGGTCTCGCGTTCCAAATTCAGGATGATATCCTCGACATTGAAGGATCTGAAGAAATGATTGGTAAACCGGTGGGGAGCGACGAATCGAAACATAAGAGTACGTATCCGAGCCTTTTATCCATGAAAGGTGCGAAGGAGAAGCTTCAATTTCATCTGGACGAGGCGCTGACGGCCCTTACATCTATGCCGGTGGAATCCGGTCTGCTGGCAGAAATTGCCCGTTTGATCGTTTCCCGGAATCATTAA
- the dxs gene encoding 1-deoxy-D-xylulose-5-phosphate synthase gives MDLLSIKEPSFLKSMSNEQLEELSQEIRQFLIKNLSKTGGHIGPNLGVVELTVALHKHFSSPKDKILWDVGHQSYVHKILTGRACQFDTLRQYKGLCGFPKRNESEHDVWETGHSSTSLSAAMGMAIARDVKKEDSYIIPVIGDGALTGGMALEALNHIGHEKKDMIVVLNDNEMSIAPNVGALHSVLGRLRTAGKYNWVKDEMEYILKRIPAVGGKLASTAERVKDSLKYLFVSGMFFEELGFTYLGPIDGHDYNDLAENIQYAKKTKGPVLLHVITKKGKGFHPAESDKKGTWHGTGPYKIDTGDLIKPVNAPPSWSGLVSETVRRVAREDERIVAITPAMPVGSKLLGFAEEFPDRMFDVGIAEQHATTVAAGLATQDMKPFLAIYSTFLQRAYDQVVHDICRQNLNVFIGIDRAGLVGADGETHQGVFDIAFLRHLPNMVIMMPKDENEGQHLVNTALQYNDGPIALRYPRGNGYGVPMDGELTTIPIGTWEILKQGTDAAILTFGTTIPMAMEAAADLEKQGLSVRVVNARFIKPMDEIMLKRILEEEMPVLTIEEAVLQGGFGSGVLEFAQEQGFHDAVIDRIGIPDYFIEHGSVKELLNEIGMTKENIVDRILTITPKKQKRA, from the coding sequence ATGGATCTATTATCAATAAAGGAGCCTTCTTTTCTAAAGAGCATGTCGAATGAACAATTAGAAGAGCTCAGCCAAGAGATTCGCCAATTCCTGATCAAGAATCTTTCCAAAACCGGCGGTCATATTGGTCCAAACTTAGGGGTGGTCGAATTAACCGTTGCCCTTCATAAGCATTTCTCCAGTCCAAAAGATAAAATCCTTTGGGATGTTGGTCACCAATCGTATGTCCATAAGATATTAACCGGCAGGGCCTGTCAGTTTGACACCCTCCGTCAATATAAGGGATTATGCGGTTTCCCGAAACGGAATGAAAGTGAGCATGATGTATGGGAAACCGGTCATAGTTCCACTTCATTATCGGCAGCCATGGGTATGGCGATCGCGAGGGACGTCAAGAAAGAAGATTCATATATTATCCCGGTGATCGGTGATGGTGCCTTGACTGGTGGAATGGCACTTGAAGCACTCAATCACATCGGTCATGAAAAGAAGGACATGATCGTTGTACTGAACGACAATGAAATGTCCATCGCTCCGAATGTTGGGGCCCTTCACAGTGTACTTGGCCGTTTGCGTACAGCCGGCAAATACAACTGGGTGAAGGATGAAATGGAATATATCCTTAAGCGTATCCCTGCTGTCGGCGGCAAATTAGCCAGTACAGCAGAACGGGTGAAGGACAGCTTGAAGTATTTATTCGTTTCCGGAATGTTCTTTGAGGAGCTTGGTTTTACATACCTTGGACCGATCGATGGACATGATTATAATGATCTGGCTGAAAATATTCAATATGCGAAGAAAACGAAAGGACCCGTCCTTTTACACGTGATCACCAAAAAAGGAAAAGGGTTTCATCCTGCTGAGTCTGATAAAAAAGGAACCTGGCACGGTACCGGACCTTACAAGATCGATACCGGGGATCTGATCAAGCCCGTGAATGCGCCTCCTTCATGGAGTGGCCTTGTGAGTGAGACGGTCAGAAGGGTTGCCCGTGAGGATGAACGGATTGTGGCCATTACCCCGGCAATGCCGGTCGGCTCAAAACTTCTCGGATTTGCGGAGGAATTTCCTGATCGGATGTTCGACGTGGGGATTGCCGAGCAGCATGCCACAACGGTCGCTGCAGGTCTTGCCACGCAGGATATGAAACCGTTCTTAGCCATATACTCTACCTTCCTGCAACGGGCGTACGATCAGGTGGTTCACGATATTTGCCGCCAAAACTTAAACGTCTTCATCGGGATCGACCGTGCCGGATTGGTCGGAGCCGACGGGGAAACCCATCAAGGGGTATTCGATATCGCCTTTTTAAGACATTTACCGAATATGGTGATCATGATGCCAAAAGACGAGAATGAAGGGCAGCACCTTGTCAATACGGCACTTCAATATAATGACGGTCCCATCGCTCTGCGTTATCCACGCGGTAACGGGTATGGAGTACCGATGGACGGGGAACTTACAACGATCCCGATTGGAACGTGGGAAATATTGAAACAGGGAACAGATGCAGCGATCCTGACTTTCGGAACGACGATCCCGATGGCCATGGAAGCGGCAGCAGACCTTGAAAAACAAGGACTTTCGGTCCGGGTTGTAAACGCACGTTTCATCAAACCGATGGATGAGATCATGCTGAAAAGGATCCTGGAAGAAGAAATGCCTGTGCTGACGATCGAAGAAGCGGTTCTTCAAGGCGGTTTCGGAAGTGGTGTTCTTGAATTCGCTCAGGAACAGGGCTTCCATGACGCCGTGATTGACCGGATCGGTATTCCTGATTACTTCATCGAGCATGGCAGTGTGAAGGAATTATTGAATGAAATCGGTATGACAAAAGAAAACATAGTGGATCGCATTTTAACGATCACACCAAAAAAACAAAAAAGGGCTTAA
- a CDS encoding TlyA family RNA methyltransferase — translation MKVKKQRVDVLLVERGLIDTREKAKRAVMAGLVYSNEVRLDKPGEKVSEDIPLTMKGKVIPYVSRGGLKLEKALKVFDVDVDGKVMIDIGASTGGFTDCALQNGAKMSYALDVGYNQLAWKLRQDERVVVMERTNFRYVTPEDLQGEMPSFASIDVSFISLSLILPVLKTLLVPGGDCVALIKPQFEAGKDQVGKKGIVRDPAVHKMVIEKIMTLASKEGYHIAGLSYSPITGGDGNIEFLIHLRWPGQEGEGESLLTTTPDDVIDEAHSQFKAKTQQ, via the coding sequence ATGAAAGTAAAAAAACAACGAGTAGATGTACTTCTGGTAGAACGTGGATTGATTGATACAAGAGAAAAAGCGAAGCGGGCTGTCATGGCGGGGCTTGTTTATTCCAATGAAGTGAGACTGGACAAGCCCGGGGAAAAAGTAAGTGAAGATATCCCCCTTACAATGAAAGGGAAAGTGATTCCTTATGTGAGCCGTGGCGGTTTGAAACTTGAGAAGGCTCTAAAGGTCTTCGATGTGGATGTGGACGGTAAAGTGATGATCGATATCGGTGCTTCCACTGGCGGCTTCACGGATTGCGCCCTCCAGAATGGCGCAAAAATGTCCTATGCCCTTGATGTAGGATACAACCAATTAGCCTGGAAGCTAAGACAGGATGAACGGGTCGTGGTGATGGAACGGACGAACTTCCGATACGTGACCCCGGAGGATCTTCAAGGGGAGATGCCAAGCTTTGCTTCCATCGATGTCTCCTTCATTTCCCTTTCATTGATATTGCCTGTCCTGAAAACCCTATTGGTACCTGGAGGGGATTGTGTCGCTTTAATCAAGCCGCAATTCGAAGCGGGTAAGGATCAGGTCGGGAAAAAAGGAATCGTAAGGGATCCTGCCGTACACAAAATGGTCATCGAAAAAATCATGACATTAGCTAGTAAAGAAGGCTATCATATAGCAGGTCTTTCTTATTCCCCCATTACAGGCGGAGATGGGAATATAGAATTCCTCATTCATCTGAGATGGCCGGGGCAAGAGGGTGAAGGGGAGTCCCTCCTTACCACCACACCGGATGACGTGATCGATGAAGCGCACAGTCAATTCAAGGCAAAAACACAGCAGTAA
- the xseB gene encoding exodeoxyribonuclease VII small subunit codes for MAKSKEELSFETAMDQLEEIVEKLEEGEVPLEKALEFYQKGMDLSKYCHDTLQKAENQLTKMMTDEGEKSFDLDEGE; via the coding sequence ATGGCAAAATCTAAAGAAGAATTATCATTTGAAACAGCTATGGATCAGTTGGAAGAAATCGTGGAGAAATTAGAAGAAGGGGAAGTTCCCCTCGAGAAGGCGTTGGAATTCTATCAAAAAGGGATGGACCTTTCAAAATATTGTCATGATACGTTGCAAAAAGCAGAAAATCAATTAACGAAAATGATGACGGATGAAGGGGAAAAATCCTTTGATCTCGATGAGGGGGAATAA
- the ahrC gene encoding transcriptional regulator AhrC/ArgR encodes MNKGQRHIKIREIITNRDVETQDELVEGLKNAGFNVTQATVSRDIKELHLVKVPLMDGRYKYSLPADQRFNPLQKLKRTLTDAFVKVDQAGHMLVMKTLPGNANAIGALIDNLDWEEILGTICGDDTCLIICRTEEETKVVSERFLDML; translated from the coding sequence ATGAACAAAGGGCAAAGACATATTAAAATCAGGGAAATCATTACGAATAGAGATGTGGAGACGCAGGATGAGCTGGTGGAAGGCCTGAAGAATGCAGGATTTAATGTGACCCAGGCAACCGTATCCAGGGACATCAAGGAGCTCCATCTTGTGAAGGTTCCGCTGATGGATGGCAGATACAAATACAGCTTGCCGGCAGATCAGCGCTTTAATCCACTTCAGAAGTTGAAGCGTACACTGACGGATGCGTTCGTGAAAGTGGATCAGGCAGGGCATATGCTGGTGATGAAAACGTTACCCGGAAATGCGAATGCCATCGGGGCATTAATCGATAATCTGGACTGGGAAGAGATTCTCGGGACCATTTGCGGGGATGATACCTGTTTGATTATTTGCCGGACGGAAGAAGAAACGAAAGTCGTTTCAGAACGATTTTTAGATATGCTGTAA